The following are encoded in a window of Sinomonas cyclohexanicum genomic DNA:
- the rplU gene encoding large ribosomal subunit protein bL21: MVYAIVRAGGRQEKVSVGDFVTLNRVAGEAGSTIELPALLLVDGDKVTSAAKELAKVKVTAEVLEDLRGPKIVIQKYKNKTGYKKRQGHRQELTKVKITGIDA, encoded by the coding sequence GTGGTGTACGCGATTGTCCGCGCCGGCGGCCGTCAGGAGAAGGTTTCCGTCGGAGACTTCGTCACCCTCAACCGCGTGGCCGGTGAGGCCGGCAGCACCATTGAGCTGCCCGCCCTCCTCCTGGTGGATGGCGACAAGGTCACCTCGGCAGCCAAGGAGCTGGCCAAGGTGAAGGTCACGGCCGAGGTCCTCGAGGACCTGCGCGGTCCGAAGATCGTCATCCAGAAGTACAAGAACAAGACCGGGTACAAGAAGCGCCAGGGCCACCGCCAGGAGCTGACCAAGGTCAAGATCACCGGCATCGACGCCTGA